The following are from one region of the Amycolatopsis sp. QT-25 genome:
- a CDS encoding flagellar basal body-associated protein FliL, with protein MVSWQEELRNLDEELASGRLSADDYRLRRDQVLSSAVAYGDPAQQQVQQPGQQPQQPFQQQPPAPPQQQVPQPTGQSSADSTQIIAPVQQPPQQNGGEGERTQVVPNWQQQQQADPNRTQVVPPVASPPGGFPQQGHASPAGGFPQQGHASPAGGFPQQQQQHGYQQQQPQQQGWTDSDASPPWGGSDFPPISPVGSTEWVKQGPELFEDKPKGKGGKIAIIAIVAVLVLAGLSVGGYFAFSGGGDTPPDPTAAPQSSQPQPAPPSSSKPKTPEELLFEKIPEQSGEEDSKSGAVPVAQLAEITGLEKGEADLVIAAGVKQVAYRGSQKQPDETGPQPAKISITVIPLTSPGAAGDLVKQLRQYQTTNGFVQITEPLPGMPPKLNFQKKIDGDKGTYRGTWISGNNIVRVDILQNPLGGEEGEKALSGTYQRAVKKTLENYAVTS; from the coding sequence GTGGTGTCCTGGCAGGAAGAGCTGCGCAATCTGGACGAAGAACTCGCATCTGGACGGCTCTCCGCCGACGATTACCGGCTCCGCCGTGACCAGGTGCTGTCCTCGGCGGTCGCGTACGGCGACCCCGCGCAGCAGCAGGTCCAGCAGCCCGGCCAGCAGCCGCAGCAGCCGTTCCAGCAGCAGCCGCCCGCTCCGCCCCAGCAGCAGGTGCCGCAGCCGACCGGCCAGTCCAGCGCCGACTCGACGCAGATCATCGCGCCGGTGCAGCAGCCGCCGCAGCAGAACGGCGGCGAGGGCGAACGCACCCAGGTCGTCCCGAACTGGCAGCAGCAACAGCAGGCCGATCCGAACCGCACCCAGGTCGTGCCGCCGGTGGCGTCGCCGCCGGGCGGTTTCCCGCAGCAGGGTCATGCGTCCCCGGCCGGTGGTTTCCCCCAGCAGGGTCATGCGTCTCCCGCGGGCGGTTTCCCGCAGCAGCAACAGCAACACGGTTACCAGCAGCAACAGCCGCAGCAGCAGGGCTGGACCGACAGCGACGCCAGCCCGCCGTGGGGTGGCTCGGACTTCCCGCCGATCTCGCCGGTCGGCAGCACGGAGTGGGTCAAGCAGGGCCCGGAGCTGTTCGAAGACAAGCCCAAGGGCAAAGGCGGCAAGATCGCCATCATCGCGATCGTGGCCGTCCTGGTGCTCGCCGGTCTGAGTGTCGGCGGCTACTTCGCCTTTTCCGGTGGCGGTGACACCCCGCCGGATCCGACGGCCGCGCCGCAGTCGTCCCAGCCGCAGCCCGCCCCGCCGTCTTCGTCCAAGCCGAAGACACCCGAAGAGCTGCTGTTCGAGAAGATCCCGGAGCAGTCCGGCGAAGAGGACTCGAAGAGCGGCGCCGTCCCCGTGGCCCAGCTCGCCGAGATCACCGGCTTGGAGAAGGGCGAAGCGGATCTGGTGATCGCCGCCGGGGTCAAGCAGGTCGCGTACCGGGGCTCGCAGAAGCAGCCGGACGAGACCGGGCCGCAGCCGGCGAAGATCTCGATCACGGTCATTCCGCTGACCAGCCCCGGTGCCGCCGGTGACCTGGTCAAGCAGCTGCGCCAGTACCAGACGACCAACGGGTTCGTGCAGATCACCGAGCCGCTGCCAGGGATGCCACCGAAGCTGAACTTCCAGAAGAAGATCGACGGCGACAAGGGCACCTACCGCGGCACCTGGATCAGCGGCAACAACATCGTCCGCGTCGACATCCTGCAGAACCCGCTCGGCGGGGAAGAGGGCGAGAAGGCGTTGAGCGGCACGTACCAGCGTGCGGTGAAGAAGACGCTGGAAAACTACGCCGTCACCAGCTGA
- a CDS encoding Crp/Fnr family transcriptional regulator, translated as MGADFLTAATERQRQRLLELGRHVDHGAGATLLNQGEPSPPVLILRSGFVKALRTAQGDTVPTIVDLLGAGDVLGVEACLAGRSSHLAFVATKPVRVLEIPQDAFHGFLGEDKRAMAWIAADSALRLRRRDIALGFATAKVRSRLTAFLARLQALYGIPRAEEVVIDVGLNHADIASAIGASPASVNAEITKLKKEGYLTTGYKTIHVKKRLREDGPPLSPPPARPRRIPQMRLGRRVALG; from the coding sequence ATGGGCGCGGACTTCCTGACGGCGGCCACCGAACGCCAGCGACAGCGGCTGCTCGAACTCGGCAGACACGTGGACCACGGAGCGGGTGCCACCCTGCTCAACCAGGGGGAACCGTCGCCGCCGGTGCTGATTTTGCGCTCCGGTTTCGTGAAAGCGCTGCGTACGGCCCAGGGCGACACGGTGCCGACGATCGTGGACCTGCTCGGCGCTGGTGACGTCCTCGGCGTCGAAGCCTGTTTGGCCGGTCGCTCGAGTCATCTCGCGTTCGTCGCCACGAAGCCGGTTCGCGTGCTGGAGATCCCGCAGGACGCCTTTCACGGCTTTCTCGGCGAGGACAAGCGGGCGATGGCGTGGATCGCCGCCGACTCGGCCCTCCGGCTGCGGCGGCGGGACATCGCGCTGGGTTTCGCGACGGCCAAGGTGCGGAGCAGGCTCACCGCGTTCTTGGCGCGGTTGCAGGCGCTTTACGGAATTCCGCGCGCGGAAGAGGTCGTCATCGACGTGGGGCTGAATCACGCGGACATCGCGTCCGCGATCGGCGCTTCCCCCGCCTCGGTGAACGCCGAAATAACGAAACTGAAGAAGGAGGGCTACCTGACCACGGGATACAAGACGATCCACGTGAAGAAGCGCTTGCGAGAGGACGGCCCGCCGCTTTCCCCGCCGCCCGCCCGGCCGAGGCGAATTCCGCAGATGCGGCTGGGCAGACGGGTGGCGCTGGGATGA
- a CDS encoding helix-turn-helix transcriptional regulator yields the protein MDRVRQASAKLAYDLGRTVREMPEARGWSPTRLAAEAGMTQSAVARFEAGGTVPTIPVSERLAHVLEADPDVRITARLSTV from the coding sequence GTGGATCGCGTCCGGCAAGCGTCCGCAAAGCTGGCTTACGACCTGGGCAGGACCGTGCGTGAAATGCCCGAAGCACGTGGCTGGTCCCCAACGAGGCTCGCCGCCGAGGCAGGTATGACGCAGTCCGCCGTCGCGCGGTTCGAGGCAGGAGGAACGGTTCCGACCATTCCGGTATCGGAACGGCTGGCGCATGTTCTCGAAGCCGATCCAGACGTTCGCATCACTGCGCGTCTTTCCACGGTGTGA
- a CDS encoding methyltransferase, with protein MTAETARLLTTLLSLAEDTGSLSDELHFAGRDAAERVPLDHGAANVLRALVVPKAARVLEVGAGFGGLTRYLGEVSQTVHAVEADPVRAAAVRFRTRDLGTVTVHDRPPADGYDLVVVQQPYATRSLLDSVRERLSPTGAVVVLTASRGVVKTLAAAGLEVQRELLCSPGHEVARAVRGTQIDTELPRLAAAIAGGPAHGLALLCGPGAAALWPPYRLATYFNTAERAAFACTRADVVRSGEGAEVRRTPLVPSPPVAGISVGPCADQVYDAPTMVEVLLDEPERVAELLAGWRDLVRAEAARGVEALWDLVPRNVLVDGETLRPIDLEWRNEDAGVSEVIERGVLVLADELAGAGWSGAAEGGSTRDLAGWLGVLIGLHPSFVDSAMAREVAFSTTGSCGTVHGTDEVRVAIAEIWRSRLARTVHEYRSPKVGAGVAANEDEVAKR; from the coding sequence ATGACCGCCGAGACGGCACGGCTGCTCACGACCCTGCTTTCCCTGGCCGAGGACACCGGTTCGCTCTCCGACGAGCTGCACTTCGCCGGCCGGGACGCCGCCGAGCGTGTTCCGCTCGACCACGGCGCCGCGAACGTCCTCCGGGCGCTCGTGGTGCCGAAGGCGGCGCGGGTGCTGGAGGTCGGCGCCGGTTTCGGTGGGCTGACACGCTATCTGGGCGAGGTCTCGCAGACGGTGCACGCCGTCGAGGCCGACCCGGTCCGCGCCGCCGCGGTGCGGTTCCGCACCCGTGACCTCGGCACCGTGACGGTGCACGACCGGCCGCCCGCGGACGGCTACGACCTCGTCGTCGTCCAGCAGCCGTATGCCACGCGAAGCCTGCTGGACTCGGTTCGCGAACGGCTGTCGCCGACGGGCGCCGTCGTGGTGCTCACGGCTTCGCGCGGTGTCGTCAAGACGCTGGCGGCGGCGGGCCTCGAAGTCCAGCGTGAGCTGCTCTGTTCCCCCGGTCACGAAGTCGCCCGCGCGGTGCGCGGCACGCAGATCGACACCGAGCTGCCCCGGCTGGCGGCGGCGATCGCCGGTGGTCCCGCCCACGGACTCGCCCTGCTCTGCGGTCCCGGTGCCGCCGCGCTCTGGCCCCCGTATCGGCTCGCGACCTACTTCAACACCGCCGAACGCGCCGCGTTCGCCTGCACGCGCGCCGACGTCGTGCGCTCCGGGGAGGGCGCCGAGGTCCGCCGCACACCGCTGGTCCCGTCGCCGCCGGTGGCCGGGATCTCGGTCGGACCGTGCGCGGACCAGGTGTACGACGCCCCGACGATGGTCGAAGTCCTGCTCGACGAGCCGGAACGGGTCGCGGAGCTGCTCGCCGGATGGCGGGATCTCGTCCGCGCGGAGGCCGCGCGCGGGGTCGAGGCACTGTGGGATCTGGTGCCGCGCAACGTGCTTGTCGACGGCGAGACGCTGCGGCCGATCGATCTCGAGTGGCGGAACGAGGACGCCGGCGTGTCCGAGGTGATCGAACGCGGGGTGCTCGTGCTGGCCGACGAACTCGCCGGCGCGGGCTGGTCCGGGGCGGCGGAGGGCGGGTCGACGCGAGACCTGGCGGGCTGGCTCGGCGTGCTGATCGGACTCCATCCCTCCTTTGTGGACAGTGCGATGGCGCGTGAGGTCGCCTTTTCGACGACCGGCTCGTGCGGCACCGTGCACGGCACGGACGAGGTGCGGGTGGCGATCGCCGAAATCTGGCGATCGCGCCTGGCGAGAACCGTCCACGAGTACCGTTCACCGAAGGTCGGCGCCGGTGTGGCGGCGAACGAAGACGAGGTAGCGAAGCGATGA
- a CDS encoding glycosyltransferase family 4 protein, with the protein MTSLHTAGVLTPDRPVGHLFELRGWTTGISRIGEMSVTIADVEANLFPEPCPGAPEGTFGWRAVPGSWVPAGTQDIVVTGPDERVLNQATVHVGTLPGEEPLWLGELEAPKQGKVTEGHVVYVTGWALLQGRAPSLIEVMVEGGGTVSARTRLPRKDVPKEFPGFDDAAVSGFEAWVPVDLPYGEERTLSLRVRYRTEGVGEVVSAKRTFTLRNPVADVDDAELADELAGDTARAMARVNIPTDPKHVLVFTHSLGVGGGQLWLQELLSRMVTDHGWQVSLVSETDGPLRADCHELGIPVHVTTHYRNQTVPAYEGHVAELARFAKCSGAGVALVNTLGGFVGADAAKRAGMPTAWVIHESFSLPAFAYQNWGPVKPPAAVWRRWESTLAEVDRLLFVADATREMFLPYSKPERCRTVRYGTPMHKFGGRTRSETRRQARTMLGYTPDDIVLVNIGIAESRKGQAPLISAMERIHRVHPEAKLSIVGLHPSPYGLAMEESVERAGLEKSVGLVPIQPDPLRWLQAADIFVNSSDIESLPRSILEAVCCGVPVAATDVFGAREMIVDGETGWLFETNDVDALTAALLRALGTSATRRREMAKAAHEKLLPWLDPAGYAREYSEILTELSGGVHV; encoded by the coding sequence ATGACGAGCCTGCACACCGCCGGCGTCCTGACCCCGGACCGGCCGGTCGGGCACCTGTTCGAGCTCCGGGGCTGGACGACCGGGATCAGCCGGATCGGTGAGATGTCCGTGACCATCGCGGACGTCGAGGCGAATCTGTTCCCCGAGCCGTGCCCGGGCGCACCCGAAGGCACCTTCGGCTGGCGCGCGGTCCCGGGGTCCTGGGTTCCCGCGGGCACCCAGGACATCGTCGTCACCGGCCCGGACGAGCGCGTGCTGAACCAGGCGACCGTCCACGTCGGAACGCTGCCGGGTGAAGAACCGTTGTGGCTGGGCGAACTCGAAGCACCGAAGCAGGGCAAGGTCACCGAAGGGCACGTCGTCTACGTGACGGGTTGGGCGTTGCTGCAAGGCCGCGCGCCGAGCCTGATCGAGGTCATGGTCGAGGGCGGCGGCACGGTCAGCGCGCGCACCCGCCTGCCGCGCAAGGACGTTCCGAAGGAATTCCCCGGCTTCGACGACGCCGCGGTGAGCGGCTTCGAGGCCTGGGTGCCTGTCGATCTCCCGTACGGCGAAGAGCGGACGCTGTCGCTTCGCGTCCGGTACCGCACCGAAGGCGTCGGCGAGGTCGTGTCGGCGAAGCGCACTTTCACGCTTCGCAATCCCGTCGCGGACGTGGACGACGCCGAACTCGCCGACGAGCTGGCCGGGGACACCGCCCGCGCGATGGCGCGGGTGAACATCCCGACCGACCCGAAGCACGTGCTGGTGTTCACCCACAGCCTCGGCGTCGGCGGCGGGCAGTTGTGGCTGCAGGAACTGCTGAGCCGGATGGTGACCGATCACGGCTGGCAGGTCAGCCTGGTCAGTGAAACCGACGGCCCGCTGCGTGCGGACTGCCACGAACTCGGCATCCCCGTGCACGTCACGACGCACTACCGGAACCAGACGGTGCCCGCCTACGAAGGTCACGTCGCCGAGCTGGCGCGCTTCGCGAAGTGCTCCGGAGCGGGCGTCGCGCTCGTCAACACTCTCGGCGGTTTCGTCGGCGCGGACGCGGCGAAACGCGCCGGGATGCCGACGGCGTGGGTCATCCACGAGAGCTTCTCGCTGCCCGCGTTCGCCTACCAGAACTGGGGCCCGGTGAAGCCGCCCGCCGCGGTGTGGCGGCGCTGGGAAAGCACCCTCGCCGAGGTCGACAGGCTGCTGTTCGTCGCGGACGCGACGCGTGAGATGTTCCTTCCGTACAGCAAACCGGAGCGGTGCCGGACGGTCCGCTACGGCACGCCGATGCACAAGTTCGGTGGCCGGACGCGGTCGGAGACGCGGCGTCAAGCGCGCACCATGCTCGGCTACACGCCCGACGACATCGTGCTGGTCAACATCGGTATCGCGGAATCCCGCAAGGGACAGGCGCCGCTGATCTCGGCGATGGAGCGGATCCACCGGGTCCATCCGGAGGCGAAGCTGTCGATCGTCGGCCTGCACCCGTCGCCGTACGGACTGGCGATGGAGGAATCGGTCGAGCGCGCCGGACTGGAGAAGTCGGTCGGCCTCGTGCCGATCCAGCCGGATCCGCTGCGCTGGCTCCAGGCCGCGGACATCTTCGTGAACAGCTCCGACATCGAGTCCCTGCCGCGGTCGATCCTCGAAGCCGTCTGCTGTGGTGTCCCGGTCGCGGCGACCGACGTGTTCGGCGCGCGGGAAATGATCGTCGACGGTGAAACGGGCTGGTTGTTCGAGACCAACGACGTCGACGCGCTGACCGCGGCGCTGCTGCGCGCGCTCGGCACTTCGGCCACGCGCCGCCGTGAGATGGCGAAGGCCGCGCACGAGAAGCTGCTGCCGTGGCTCGACCCGGCAGGCTACGCGCGCGAGTACTCCGAAATCCTGACCGAACTGAGTGGGGGCGTTCATGTCTGA
- a CDS encoding response regulator transcription factor, with translation MTIRVVLADDQVLVRAGFRVLLETEDGFEVCAEAGDGEQAVAAAVEHRPDIVVMDVRMPGVDGLEATRRITANPELAGVKVLVLTTFDVDEYVYEALRAGASGFLLKDTDPVELLRALKVVAAGEALLAPTVTRRLIAEFVDRPENRRIDVSAVREITDREREVLGLVAGGLSNDEIAAQLVISTATARTHVSRIMTKIGARDRAQLVVLAYESGLVSPRRG, from the coding sequence ATGACGATCCGGGTGGTCCTGGCCGACGACCAGGTGCTGGTGCGCGCCGGTTTCCGGGTGTTGCTGGAGACCGAAGACGGATTCGAGGTCTGTGCCGAGGCGGGCGACGGTGAGCAGGCCGTCGCGGCCGCCGTCGAGCACCGGCCGGACATCGTCGTGATGGACGTCCGGATGCCCGGCGTCGACGGCCTCGAAGCGACGCGGCGGATCACCGCGAATCCGGAGCTGGCCGGGGTGAAGGTCCTGGTCCTCACCACTTTCGACGTCGACGAATACGTCTACGAGGCGTTGCGCGCCGGCGCGAGCGGGTTCCTGCTGAAGGACACCGATCCGGTGGAGCTGCTGCGGGCGCTGAAGGTGGTCGCCGCGGGTGAGGCGCTGCTCGCGCCGACCGTGACCCGGCGGCTGATCGCGGAGTTCGTCGACCGGCCGGAGAATCGCCGCATCGACGTGAGCGCCGTCCGCGAGATCACCGACCGCGAACGTGAGGTGCTCGGCCTGGTCGCCGGCGGCCTGTCGAACGACGAGATCGCCGCGCAGCTGGTGATTTCGACGGCCACCGCGCGGACGCACGTCAGCCGCATCATGACCAAGATCGGCGCCCGCGACCGGGCGCAGCTGGTGGTGCTGGCCTATGAATCCGGCCTGGTCAGCCCCCGCCGAGGGTAG
- a CDS encoding sensor histidine kinase, with product MLLKDRYPWSLWAGRVLRMVLPLGFVLGATSGASRWQPDLPPLTTSGVLWLVATAVPLLIVHRFPMAVFLLTSALTLGYYASDDPGGPVIVLPTIALFVLTKIRGPIVAGSTGGSLLLAAGVVLFVRHGFDGFDLRTGLGLVWVIAVVGIGAAVRNGVAAARARREQADEHRHRMVEQERLTIAREVHDVVAHSLAMINVQAGVAAHVADRRPEQAKEALLNIKEASASALKDLRATLAVLRSGEDKAPAPSLSQAEELFEHARAAGLEVRVDGEPGELPAPVDGAAYRILQESLTNVVRHANQARGVDVGFERRSGALTLLVRDDGRGAVEPAPGHGLRGMSERAAALGGALTTSVVDGGFQVRVDLPIPGENRGIQED from the coding sequence GTGCTGCTGAAAGACCGGTATCCGTGGAGCCTCTGGGCGGGCCGCGTGCTGCGTATGGTGCTGCCGCTGGGCTTCGTCCTCGGTGCCACGAGCGGTGCTTCGCGCTGGCAACCGGACCTGCCGCCGCTGACCACGTCCGGTGTGCTGTGGCTGGTCGCCACCGCGGTGCCGCTGCTGATCGTGCACCGCTTCCCGATGGCGGTCTTCCTGCTCACCTCCGCCCTGACGCTCGGCTACTACGCGTCGGACGATCCCGGCGGGCCGGTGATCGTGCTGCCGACGATCGCGTTGTTCGTGCTCACGAAGATCCGCGGGCCGATCGTCGCCGGGAGCACCGGCGGGTCGCTGCTCCTGGCCGCCGGGGTCGTGTTGTTCGTCCGGCACGGGTTCGACGGCTTCGATCTGCGAACCGGGCTGGGCCTGGTCTGGGTGATCGCGGTCGTCGGCATCGGGGCGGCGGTGCGCAACGGGGTGGCCGCCGCGCGGGCCCGCCGCGAGCAGGCCGACGAGCACCGGCACCGGATGGTCGAACAGGAGCGGCTCACCATCGCCCGCGAGGTGCACGACGTCGTCGCCCACAGCCTCGCGATGATCAACGTCCAGGCAGGGGTCGCCGCGCACGTCGCCGACAGGCGCCCTGAGCAGGCGAAAGAGGCATTGCTGAACATCAAGGAAGCGAGCGCTTCGGCGCTGAAGGACCTTCGGGCGACACTGGCCGTGCTGCGGTCGGGCGAGGACAAGGCCCCCGCGCCGAGTCTTTCCCAGGCCGAAGAGCTTTTCGAGCACGCGCGGGCCGCCGGGCTCGAGGTCCGTGTCGACGGCGAACCGGGTGAGCTGCCCGCACCCGTCGACGGCGCCGCGTACCGGATCCTCCAGGAATCGCTGACCAACGTGGTCCGCCACGCGAACCAGGCCCGCGGTGTCGACGTCGGATTCGAGCGGCGAAGCGGTGCGCTGACGTTGCTCGTCCGCGACGATGGCCGTGGCGCCGTCGAACCCGCACCCGGCCACGGGCTGCGTGGGATGTCCGAACGGGCGGCCGCGCTGGGCGGCGCGCTCACGACGTCCGTGGTGGACGGCGGGTTCCAAGTGCGCGTGGACTTACCCATACCAGGAGAGAATCGCGGCATCCAGGAAGACTGA
- a CDS encoding DUF2716 domain-containing protein, which translates to MNNAWEAISRVADEPAWYWVYDKLAFWPSTYAHAWPGFREPAPSVAWDLAPRGLDRSSPEFRLGPYAVEQNDVARVALSALKECVAEDEWVWVLHWQHQSYRFYPHRHAALDPWPVPVFPRTDYHLFLANDFRFGTLGHPWERTLCVYGENLVPAFEKHGERVFGTVLRRDGAPAAMAG; encoded by the coding sequence GTGAACAACGCTTGGGAAGCCATCTCCAGGGTCGCGGATGAGCCCGCTTGGTACTGGGTCTACGACAAGCTCGCGTTCTGGCCGAGCACCTACGCGCACGCCTGGCCCGGTTTCCGTGAACCCGCCCCGTCCGTCGCGTGGGACCTCGCGCCCAGGGGGCTCGACCGCTCGTCACCCGAGTTCCGGCTGGGCCCGTACGCCGTCGAGCAGAACGACGTCGCCCGTGTCGCCCTCTCGGCGCTGAAGGAATGCGTCGCCGAGGACGAATGGGTGTGGGTGCTGCACTGGCAGCACCAGTCGTACCGCTTCTACCCGCATCGGCACGCCGCGCTCGACCCGTGGCCGGTCCCGGTGTTCCCGCGCACCGACTACCACCTCTTCCTGGCGAACGACTTCCGCTTCGGCACGCTCGGGCACCCGTGGGAGCGGACGCTGTGCGTCTACGGCGAGAACCTCGTGCCCGCCTTCGAAAAGCACGGCGAACGCGTCTTCGGCACCGTGCTCCGGCGCGACGGGGCACCGGCCGCGATGGCGGGCTGA
- a CDS encoding type II toxin-antitoxin system RelE/ParE family toxin, producing MAAHFATVAFYVDLLAEQGPLSGEPYTRQLDGKLRELRFQPDGDAVRIT from the coding sequence GTGGCGGCGCACTTCGCGACAGTGGCCTTCTACGTGGATCTGCTCGCGGAGCAAGGCCCGCTGTCGGGTGAGCCGTACACGCGACAGCTCGACGGCAAGCTGCGGGAGCTGCGGTTCCAACCGGACGGGGACGCCGTGCGGATCACCTAG
- a CDS encoding glycosyltransferase — MTELCFVSAEGGSAFMEELLEVVADAVRTAGGKARTAIGKYPQAGNDTVYVVVPHEYFVTVPDADFPSAAQCRRTIGFCVEHPGTATFERNAELLSILGGAVDINTDSTAELRRRGLAVEHFQLGYSPLWDLWGGDLDSPRDLDVTYLGTAERRRSVLLGSYARDLAALRTRLLTPPHEPMTAARVDFLPGKAKFEHLARSRFLLNLHREQKQTLEWVRTLEAMTNGCVVVSETSVDVEPLVPGEHLVLARPEALGSVAAALADEPERERHLRSAAYGFVKSLDMTASARRLIDLAASLGSAPAADIAPARALATSLRNPENPLAIDTPSFDARFAGDRSAAGPASARGTALSARIAQRAAGARRVATRRWELAAVSPAGTADVDVLIVRRTGEADPDELANDLLTGSVVPRKVLVGEDGVHPWPRPRPYDVLLHDTPLGRGLTRNSLLERSTASWLLVLDGGMRASGFLLERLLAASEGAEIVHCPVADPVDGLVGALPPEERRLRTLPYLGSGYLVRRSLIDEFGGWNTEVLFEGLEDHLFWRRVAAAARPTTLVQQVLLRRLRPDPDSRPMDLDPHRVWAAVGSAL, encoded by the coding sequence GTGACCGAACTCTGCTTCGTCTCCGCCGAGGGCGGTTCCGCCTTCATGGAGGAACTGCTGGAGGTGGTCGCCGACGCCGTGCGCACCGCGGGCGGCAAGGCGAGGACCGCGATCGGCAAGTATCCCCAGGCCGGGAACGACACGGTGTACGTCGTCGTCCCCCACGAGTACTTCGTGACCGTCCCGGACGCCGACTTCCCGTCCGCCGCGCAGTGCCGGCGCACCATCGGGTTCTGCGTGGAGCATCCCGGGACGGCGACCTTCGAGCGCAACGCCGAACTGCTGTCGATCCTGGGCGGCGCCGTCGACATCAACACCGATTCGACCGCCGAACTGCGGCGGCGCGGGCTCGCCGTCGAGCATTTCCAGCTCGGCTACAGCCCGCTGTGGGACCTGTGGGGCGGAGACCTCGACAGCCCGCGCGACCTCGACGTCACCTACCTCGGCACGGCCGAGCGGCGGCGTTCGGTACTGCTCGGCTCGTACGCGCGGGACCTCGCCGCGCTGCGGACGCGGCTGCTGACCCCGCCGCACGAGCCGATGACCGCCGCCCGCGTCGACTTCCTGCCGGGCAAGGCGAAATTCGAGCACCTCGCACGGTCGCGGTTCCTGCTGAACCTGCATCGCGAGCAGAAGCAGACCCTGGAATGGGTGCGCACGCTCGAAGCGATGACCAACGGCTGTGTGGTGGTCAGCGAGACCTCCGTCGACGTCGAACCGCTGGTCCCCGGTGAGCACCTGGTCCTCGCGCGGCCGGAGGCGCTGGGCTCGGTCGCCGCCGCGCTCGCCGACGAGCCGGAACGGGAACGGCACCTGCGTTCGGCCGCCTACGGTTTCGTGAAGTCGCTCGACATGACGGCGTCCGCGCGGCGGCTGATCGACCTGGCGGCTTCGCTGGGTTCGGCGCCGGCCGCGGACATCGCCCCGGCTCGTGCGCTGGCGACGAGCCTGCGGAACCCGGAGAACCCCCTGGCGATCGACACCCCGTCGTTCGACGCGCGGTTCGCGGGCGACCGGTCCGCCGCCGGCCCGGCTTCGGCACGCGGGACGGCGTTGTCGGCGCGGATCGCGCAGCGCGCGGCAGGGGCGCGACGGGTCGCCACACGACGGTGGGAGCTCGCGGCGGTTTCGCCGGCGGGCACCGCCGACGTCGACGTGCTGATCGTGCGCCGGACCGGTGAAGCCGACCCGGACGAACTCGCGAACGACCTGCTCACCGGCAGTGTGGTGCCGCGGAAGGTGCTCGTCGGCGAGGACGGCGTGCACCCGTGGCCGCGTCCGCGCCCGTACGACGTCCTGCTGCACGACACCCCGCTCGGCCGCGGACTCACCCGGAACTCGCTGCTGGAGCGTTCGACGGCGTCGTGGCTGCTGGTGCTCGACGGCGGGATGCGTGCTTCGGGATTCCTGCTGGAGCGCCTGCTGGCCGCTTCGGAAGGGGCGGAGATCGTGCACTGCCCGGTCGCGGACCCGGTCGACGGCCTGGTCGGCGCGCTGCCGCCGGAGGAACGGCGCCTGCGGACGCTGCCGTATCTGGGCAGCGGCTACCTGGTGCGGCGATCGCTGATCGACGAATTCGGCGGGTGGAACACCGAGGTGCTGTTCGAGGGCCTGGAGGATCACCTGTTCTGGCGGCGGGTGGCCGCGGCGGCCCGGCCGACGACGCTGGTGCAGCAGGTGCTGCTGCGGCGGCTGCGGCCGGATCCGGACTCGCGGCCGATGGACCTCGACCCGCATCGGGTGTGGGCCGCGGTCGGCAGCGCTCTGTAG
- a CDS encoding helix-turn-helix transcriptional regulator, with product MTVDSRVAEVRRHELAAFLRSRRERITPDQVGLPIGGRRRTPGLRREEVAQLAGVGVTWYTWLEQGRDINASDQVLDAISRTLRLDPYEHKHLFTLAGAPEPPLEKDCKLLSQNIHRMMGKLEPFPVCVRNARCDILAYNRAYDWLMGGIDAIPFEDRNTLVQCLTNPDWRRRLPDWELNLPRVVAGFRAAMAGHLAEPAWKNLVKRLRQESEVFERMWKEHDVSTERIVLKRYLHPDVGLLRFEFSYLYLGRRSEISLATLTPADEETAAKLPSSF from the coding sequence GAGCGCATCACCCCGGACCAGGTCGGCCTGCCGATCGGCGGCAGGCGCCGCACCCCTGGACTGCGCCGCGAGGAGGTCGCGCAGCTGGCCGGGGTCGGCGTCACCTGGTACACGTGGCTCGAACAAGGACGCGACATCAACGCCTCCGACCAGGTGCTGGACGCGATCTCCCGCACGCTGCGGCTCGACCCGTACGAGCACAAGCACCTGTTCACCCTCGCCGGCGCGCCCGAGCCGCCGCTGGAAAAGGACTGCAAGCTGCTCAGCCAGAACATCCACCGGATGATGGGCAAACTGGAGCCGTTCCCGGTCTGCGTGCGCAACGCGCGGTGCGACATCCTCGCCTACAACCGGGCCTACGACTGGCTGATGGGCGGCATCGACGCGATCCCGTTCGAGGACCGCAACACCCTCGTCCAATGCCTGACCAACCCCGACTGGCGCCGCAGGCTCCCGGATTGGGAGCTCAACCTGCCCCGCGTGGTCGCCGGGTTCCGCGCGGCGATGGCCGGACACCTCGCCGAACCGGCATGGAAGAACCTGGTCAAGCGGCTGCGACAGGAATCGGAGGTGTTCGAGCGGATGTGGAAGGAGCACGACGTCTCCACCGAGCGGATCGTCCTCAAGCGGTACCTGCATCCGGACGTCGGCCTGCTGCGGTTCGAGTTCTCGTATCTGTACCTCGGTCGGCGTTCCGAGATCTCGCTGGCGACGCTCACCCCGGCCGACGAGGAAACCGCGGCGAAACTGCCCAGCTCCTTCTGA